The Alnus glutinosa chromosome 7, dhAlnGlut1.1, whole genome shotgun sequence genome includes a region encoding these proteins:
- the LOC133873056 gene encoding protein TERMINAL FLOWER 1-like: MARTSEPLIVGRVIGDVLDSFTPTMKMSVTYNNKQVCNGHELYPSSVTTKPRVEIQGGDMRSFFTLVMTDPDVPGPSDPYLREHLHWIVTDIPGTTDATFGREVVSYEIPRPNIGIHRFVFVLFRQKRRQSTNPPSSRDHFSTRSFAAENDLGLPVAAVYFNAQRETAARRR; this comes from the exons ATGGCAAGAACATCAGAACCTCTGATTGTTGGGAGAGTCATAGGAGATGTTCTTGATTCTTTCACGCCAACCATGAAAATGTCTGTCACTTACAACAACAAGCAAGTCTGCAACGGGCATGAGCTCTATCCTTCCTCAGTAACCACCAAACCTAGGGTTGAGATTCAAGGAGGCGATATGAGATCTTTTTTCACACTG GTCATGACTGACCCAGATGTTCCTGGCCCCAGTGATCCTTATTTAAGGGAGCACCTTCACTG GATAGTCACAGACATCCCAGGCACAACAGATGCCACATTTG GAAGGGAGGTTGTAAGCTACGAGATTCCAAGGCCTAATATAGGGATCCACAGGTTTGTGTTTGTTCTGTTCAGGCAGAAACGCCGGCAGTCAACAAACCCCCCTTCTTCCAGGGATCACTTCAGCACCCGAAGTTTCGCGGCTGAAAACGATCTCGGCCTCCCAGTTGCTGCTGTTTATTTCAATGCACAGAGAGAAACAGCCGCAAGAAGACGCTGA